One Bacillus amyloliquefaciens DSM 7 = ATCC 23350 DNA window includes the following coding sequences:
- a CDS encoding spore maturation protein produces the protein MEMVNWLSLAMIPIIIAGILIYGTIKKVPTYESFVEGGKEGIEIAFSIIPFLVGMLVAITVFRASGALDFVMGLCKPFFTALGIPAEVVPLALIRPISGTAALGMTTDLIAVYGPDSFIGRLASVMQGSTDTTLYVLTVYFGAVGIKKMGDALKVGLLADLIGVVASIIIVTLLFGSA, from the coding sequence ATGGAAATGGTGAATTGGCTGTCTTTAGCCATGATCCCGATTATTATCGCCGGTATATTGATATACGGCACGATCAAAAAAGTGCCGACGTATGAATCATTCGTTGAAGGCGGAAAAGAAGGAATTGAGATTGCGTTTTCCATCATTCCGTTTTTGGTCGGGATGCTTGTGGCGATCACCGTATTCCGGGCTTCAGGCGCGCTGGATTTTGTCATGGGACTTTGCAAGCCTTTCTTTACGGCGCTCGGCATTCCGGCAGAGGTCGTGCCGCTTGCTCTGATCCGTCCGATTTCAGGTACGGCGGCGCTCGGGATGACGACAGATTTGATCGCCGTGTACGGGCCTGATTCATTTATCGGCAGACTGGCTTCTGTCATGCAGGGATCGACTGATACGACGCTGTACGTCCTGACGGTATACTTCGGGGCGGTCGGCATTAAAAAAATGGGGGATGCTCTAAAGGTCGGTCTTCTTGCTGATTTGATCGGAGTGGTTGCATCAATCATCATAGTTACGTTATTATTTGGAAGCGCCTGA
- a CDS encoding ferredoxin yields the protein MAKYTIVDKDTCIACGACGAAAPDIYDYDDEGIAFVTLDENKGVVEVPEVLEEDMIDAFEGCPTDSIKVADEPFEGDPLKYE from the coding sequence ATGGCAAAGTACACAATCGTAGATAAAGATACGTGTATTGCATGCGGCGCTTGCGGAGCTGCGGCACCAGACATTTATGATTATGATGATGAAGGCATTGCATTCGTTACGCTTGACGAAAATAAAGGTGTCGTCGAAGTTCCGGAAGTGCTGGAAGAAGATATGATTGACGCATTTGAAGGATGCCCTACTGATTCAATCAAAGTTGCGGATGAACCGTTTGAAGGCGACCCGCTGAAATACGAATAG
- the ccsB gene encoding c-type cytochrome biogenesis protein CcsB — translation MAELSANFLYAAFLIYLIAVPVFGGAIRGTKGAKDGKGRWSAIGITLTILGFICHLGYFIARWSASGHAPVSNMFEFTTSFGMMLVLAFIIIYFIYRLPSLGMFTLSIALLLIAYASMFPTDITPLIPSLQSNWLYIHVTTAALGQAILAISFVAGVIFLLKHVDQSRPGKKTFWLEVIMFILVTTVAFIAVTSAFRLADYKAEFNWVDKKDAKSVMVYDMPALVGPHEGELLTEGAMKPFVELPAIFSGRKVNTVIWSFGAGLVLYGALRLIFRKRISALLSPLVKNVNLDLVDEVGYRAVSIGFPVFTLGALVFAMIWAQLAWTRFWGWDPKEVWALITFLFYAAYLHLRLSRGWHGEKSAWLAVIGFAIIMFNLIFVNLVLAGLHSYA, via the coding sequence ATGGCGGAGCTGAGCGCAAATTTTCTTTATGCTGCCTTTTTGATTTATTTAATTGCCGTCCCGGTTTTCGGCGGCGCCATCCGGGGAACAAAAGGTGCAAAGGACGGTAAGGGCCGCTGGTCGGCAATCGGAATCACGTTAACCATTCTCGGATTTATTTGCCATCTCGGCTACTTCATTGCGAGGTGGTCGGCAAGCGGACACGCGCCTGTCAGCAATATGTTTGAATTTACCACGTCATTCGGCATGATGCTTGTTCTCGCTTTTATTATTATTTACTTTATTTACAGACTGCCGTCTTTAGGCATGTTCACATTGTCTATCGCGCTGTTGCTTATTGCATACGCAAGCATGTTTCCGACCGACATTACGCCGCTTATTCCGTCACTGCAAAGCAATTGGCTGTACATTCACGTCACGACGGCGGCGCTCGGGCAGGCGATTCTTGCGATCAGCTTTGTAGCCGGAGTCATTTTCCTGTTAAAGCATGTCGATCAGTCCAGACCGGGCAAAAAAACGTTCTGGCTCGAAGTCATCATGTTTATCCTCGTGACGACCGTGGCATTTATCGCCGTCACGTCGGCATTCCGGCTGGCGGACTACAAAGCCGAATTTAATTGGGTGGATAAAAAAGATGCCAAAAGCGTCATGGTATATGATATGCCTGCGCTTGTCGGTCCGCATGAAGGAGAACTGCTTACAGAAGGCGCAATGAAGCCGTTTGTTGAGCTCCCGGCCATTTTTTCAGGCAGAAAGGTTAATACGGTGATCTGGTCGTTTGGCGCAGGTCTCGTCTTATACGGCGCGCTCAGGCTGATATTCAGAAAGAGAATCAGCGCTCTTTTAAGCCCGCTCGTCAAAAATGTGAATCTCGACTTGGTAGATGAAGTCGGCTACCGCGCCGTTTCCATCGGATTTCCGGTATTTACACTCGGCGCGCTTGTGTTTGCGATGATTTGGGCGCAGCTTGCATGGACGCGTTTTTGGGGCTGGGACCCTAAGGAAGTATGGGCGCTGATCACCTTTTTATTTTACGCAGCATACTTGCACTTGCGGCTGTCAAGAGGCTGGCATGGCGAAAAATCGGCATGGCTCGCCGTCATCGGCTTTGCCATTATTATGTTTAACTTAATTTTTGTAAATCTCGTGCTTGCCGGACTTCATTCGTACGCATAG
- the serA gene encoding phosphoglycerate dehydrogenase — MFRVLVSDKMSNDGLKPLMESDFIEIVQKNVADAEDELHTFDALLVRSATKVTEELFEKMTSLKIVGRAGVGVDNIDIDEATKHGVIVINAPNGNTISTAEHTFAMISSLMRHIPQANISVKSREWNRTAFVGAELYGKTLGIIGLGRIGSEIAQRARAFGMTVHVFDPFLTEERAGKIGVNSRTFEEVLESADIITVHTPLTKETKGLLNRETIAKTKKGVRLINCARGGIIDEAALLEALESGHVAGAALDVFEVEPPVESKLPDHPLVIATPHLGASTKEAQLNVAAQVSEEVLQFAKGLPVMSAINLPAMTKDEFKKIQPYHQIADKIGSLVSQCMKEPVKDVAIQYEGTIAKFETSFITKSLLSGFLKPRVDSTVNEVNAGGVAKERGISFSEKISSNESGYDNFISVKVTGDRSTFTLTATYIPHFGERIVELNGFNIDLHPAGHLVYIQHQDTTGVIGRVGRILGDNDINIATMQVGRKEKGGEAIMMLSFDKHLDDKVVNELASIQDIVSVKLIDLP, encoded by the coding sequence ATGTTTCGAGTTTTGGTCTCAGATAAGATGAGCAATGACGGCTTAAAGCCGCTGATGGAATCAGACTTTATAGAAATTGTTCAAAAAAACGTCGCGGATGCAGAAGATGAATTACATACCTTTGATGCCCTGTTAGTCCGCAGTGCCACGAAAGTAACCGAAGAATTGTTTGAAAAAATGACCTCTTTAAAAATCGTCGGCAGAGCCGGTGTCGGGGTGGATAACATCGACATCGATGAGGCCACAAAACATGGAGTTATCGTGATAAATGCGCCAAACGGAAACACGATTTCAACGGCAGAGCATACATTCGCGATGATTTCTTCATTAATGAGACACATCCCGCAAGCCAATATCTCAGTAAAATCTAGAGAATGGAACCGGACGGCTTTTGTCGGGGCGGAACTCTACGGAAAGACTCTGGGAATTATCGGTCTCGGCCGGATCGGAAGCGAGATCGCCCAGCGCGCCAGAGCGTTCGGTATGACGGTTCATGTGTTCGATCCGTTCTTAACCGAAGAAAGAGCCGGCAAAATCGGGGTAAACAGCCGGACCTTCGAAGAAGTGCTTGAAAGTGCGGATATCATTACCGTTCACACGCCTTTAACAAAGGAAACAAAAGGACTGCTTAATAGAGAGACCATCGCCAAAACGAAAAAAGGCGTCCGCCTTATTAACTGCGCAAGAGGCGGAATCATTGATGAAGCGGCGCTTTTGGAAGCACTGGAAAGCGGGCATGTCGCAGGCGCTGCGCTTGACGTGTTTGAAGTGGAGCCGCCTGTTGAATCTAAACTTCCCGACCATCCGTTAGTGATTGCCACACCTCACTTAGGCGCTTCAACGAAAGAAGCACAGCTGAATGTTGCGGCGCAGGTTTCTGAAGAAGTGCTTCAATTTGCAAAAGGCCTGCCTGTCATGTCAGCGATCAACCTGCCAGCGATGACGAAGGATGAATTCAAAAAAATTCAGCCTTATCACCAAATTGCCGATAAAATCGGAAGTCTCGTGTCACAATGTATGAAGGAACCCGTCAAAGATGTTGCGATTCAATATGAAGGCACCATCGCCAAATTTGAAACATCGTTTATTACAAAAAGCCTGCTGTCCGGCTTCTTAAAACCGCGTGTAGACTCAACGGTCAATGAAGTGAATGCCGGCGGTGTCGCAAAAGAACGCGGAATCAGCTTCAGCGAAAAGATTTCCTCCAATGAATCAGGATATGATAACTTCATCAGCGTAAAAGTGACCGGAGACCGGAGCACCTTTACGTTAACGGCTACGTATATCCCTCACTTCGGTGAAAGAATCGTTGAACTGAACGGCTTTAATATTGACTTACATCCTGCCGGCCACCTCGTATATATCCAGCATCAGGATACGACTGGCGTAATCGGACGCGTCGGACGCATCCTCGGCGATAACGATATCAATATCGCCACCATGCAGGTAGGCCGTAAAGAAAAAGGCGGAGAAGCCATTATGATGCTTTCTTTTGATAAACACCTGGATGATAAAGTCGTCAATGAGCTGGCTTCAATTCAGGATATTGTCTCAGTTAAATTGATTGACCTTCCGTAA
- the rluB gene encoding 23S rRNA pseudouridine(2605) synthase RluB: MERLQKVIAHAGVASRRKAEELIKEGKVKVNGKVITELGVKVTGSDQIEVNGLKVEREEPVYFLLYKPRGVISAADDDKGRKVVTDFFKEVPQRIYPIGRLDYDTSGLLLLTNDGEFANKLMHPKYEIDKTYVAKVKGIPSKELLRKLERGIQLEEGKTAPARAKMLSLDKRKQTSIIQLTIHEGRNRQVRRMFEAIGHDVLKLKREEYAFLDLRGLHTGDARELTPHEVKRLRALADHGKNAF, translated from the coding sequence ATGGAAAGACTGCAAAAAGTTATTGCTCATGCCGGCGTGGCATCACGCAGAAAGGCAGAAGAGCTGATAAAAGAAGGAAAAGTAAAGGTGAATGGAAAAGTAATAACAGAGCTCGGCGTAAAAGTGACCGGTTCTGATCAGATTGAAGTAAACGGATTAAAGGTGGAACGGGAAGAACCCGTGTACTTTCTGCTTTATAAACCGAGAGGAGTGATCTCAGCAGCTGACGACGACAAAGGGCGGAAAGTGGTGACCGACTTCTTTAAAGAAGTGCCGCAGCGCATTTATCCGATCGGCAGGCTTGATTATGATACGAGCGGTCTTTTATTGCTGACAAATGACGGCGAGTTTGCCAACAAACTTATGCATCCGAAATACGAAATTGATAAGACATACGTCGCCAAAGTGAAAGGGATTCCTTCCAAGGAACTTCTGAGAAAGCTTGAGCGCGGCATTCAGCTTGAAGAAGGCAAGACGGCTCCGGCCAGAGCGAAAATGCTTTCCCTGGACAAAAGAAAGCAGACGAGCATCATTCAGCTGACGATTCATGAAGGCCGAAACAGACAGGTCCGCCGCATGTTCGAGGCGATCGGTCATGACGTGCTGAAACTCAAACGTGAAGAATACGCATTTTTAGATTTAAGAGGCCTTCACACAGGAGACGCAAGAGAATTGACGCCGCATGAGGTGAAAAGGCTGCGGGCTTTAGCCGACCACGGTAAAAACGCTTTCTAA
- a CDS encoding ECF transporter S component — MKVKKLVVISMLSSIAFVLMLLNFPFPGLPDYLKIDFSDVPAIIAILVYGPAAGIAVEAIKNILQYIIQGSMAGVPVGQAANFIAGTLFILPTAFMFKKLKSAKGLAVSLLAGTAAMTVLMSILNYILILPAYTWFLHSPALSNSQLKTAVVAGILPFNIVKGIIITIVFTFIFTKLKPWIEQKRSVQTQ, encoded by the coding sequence GTGAAAGTAAAAAAATTAGTTGTTATCAGTATGCTTAGCAGCATTGCCTTTGTGCTTATGCTGTTAAATTTCCCGTTTCCGGGTCTGCCGGATTACTTGAAAATTGATTTCAGTGACGTTCCTGCAATTATCGCCATTTTGGTTTACGGGCCTGCGGCGGGGATTGCGGTTGAAGCGATTAAAAATATTCTGCAGTATATCATTCAAGGAAGCATGGCCGGCGTGCCTGTCGGGCAGGCGGCCAATTTTATCGCGGGGACGCTGTTTATCCTGCCGACGGCGTTTATGTTTAAAAAACTCAAGTCTGCAAAAGGGCTTGCGGTGAGCCTGCTGGCCGGAACCGCGGCGATGACTGTTCTGATGAGTATTTTGAACTATATTCTCATCCTGCCCGCGTATACTTGGTTTTTGCATTCACCGGCACTGTCAAACAGCCAGTTAAAAACAGCGGTTGTTGCGGGAATTCTGCCGTTTAACATTGTGAAAGGCATTATCATCACCATCGTATTTACGTTCATCTTTACGAAGCTTAAACCTTGGATTGAGCAAAAACGCAGCGTTCAAACACAATAA
- the sigX gene encoding RNA polymerase sigma factor SigX, protein MEETFQILYDAYHQDLYQFLFYMVKDKTQAEDLAQEVYIRVLNSYHTFEGRSSEKTWLLSIARHVAIDWFRKQQTIRQRIMGTFDWDTQDVRDQHLLPDELAVQHENVREIYTALDHCTIDQRAVIILRFIQGYSIQETAAALGFSESKVKTTQHRGLKILRKQMELLREELMDDEVILERRKSRGVVKTTSGG, encoded by the coding sequence ATGGAAGAAACCTTTCAGATATTATATGATGCATATCATCAAGATTTATACCAATTTTTATTTTATATGGTAAAAGATAAAACACAGGCTGAGGATTTGGCGCAGGAAGTGTATATCCGCGTCTTGAATTCCTATCATACATTCGAAGGTAGAAGCAGTGAAAAAACATGGCTGTTGTCCATCGCGCGCCATGTGGCGATTGACTGGTTCCGCAAGCAGCAGACGATCAGACAGCGTATTATGGGTACGTTTGATTGGGATACACAAGATGTCAGAGATCAGCATTTGCTTCCGGACGAACTCGCCGTACAGCATGAAAATGTCCGGGAAATTTATACCGCGCTTGATCACTGCACCATTGATCAAAGAGCTGTTATTATCTTGAGATTTATTCAGGGATATTCCATTCAGGAAACAGCTGCCGCTCTCGGCTTCTCGGAAAGCAAAGTCAAAACGACCCAACACAGAGGGCTCAAAATACTTCGGAAACAGATGGAGCTTTTGAGGGAGGAGCTAATGGATGATGAAGTCATATTGGAACGAAGAAAGAGTAGAGGAGTTGTTAAGACAACTTCCGGCGGTTAG
- the resA gene encoding thiol-disulfide oxidoreductase ResA, whose translation MNKKRRRLFIRTGILLILLCALGYTIYNAVYTNGERISEGSKAPNFALKDTEGRNIELSQLKGKGVFLNFWGTWCEPCKQEFPYMENQYKYFKDLGVEVVAVNVGESKIAVHNFMKTYGVNFPVALDTDRQVLDAYGVSPIPTTFLINPDGKVVKVVTGTMTERMVHDYMNLIKLEASS comes from the coding sequence ATGAACAAAAAACGGCGGCGTTTATTCATTCGGACCGGCATCCTTCTCATCTTACTCTGCGCGCTCGGATATACCATCTATAACGCTGTTTACACAAACGGCGAGCGTATATCTGAGGGGTCCAAAGCCCCGAATTTCGCGCTGAAAGATACAGAGGGCAGAAACATAGAACTGAGTCAGTTAAAAGGAAAAGGTGTTTTTCTGAATTTCTGGGGAACGTGGTGCGAGCCTTGCAAGCAGGAATTCCCCTATATGGAAAACCAATATAAGTATTTTAAAGACCTCGGTGTAGAGGTGGTTGCGGTAAATGTCGGCGAATCAAAAATTGCAGTACATAATTTTATGAAAACATACGGCGTCAATTTCCCGGTTGCGCTTGATACTGACCGGCAAGTGCTGGACGCGTACGGCGTATCGCCTATACCGACGACTTTTTTGATCAATCCCGACGGAAAAGTCGTGAAAGTGGTGACCGGCACGATGACAGAACGCATGGTTCATGACTATATGAATTTAATTAAGCTGGAGGCGTCTTCATGA
- the resD gene encoding DNA-binding response regulator ResD encodes MDQTNETKILVVDDEARIRRLLRMYLERENYVIEEAENGDEAIKMGLASDYDLVLLDLMMPGTDGIEVCRQLREKKATPIIMLTAKGEEANRVQGFEAGTDDYIVKPFSPREVVLRVKALLRRASQTSYLTANTPTKNVLVFSHLSIDHDAHRVTADGTEVSLTPKEYELLYFLAKTPDKVYDREKLLKEVWQYEFFGDLRTVDTHVKRLREKLNKVSPGAAKKIVTVWGVGYKFEVGAE; translated from the coding sequence ATGGATCAAACAAATGAAACTAAAATATTAGTAGTAGATGATGAAGCCAGAATTCGCCGCCTTTTAAGAATGTACCTTGAACGGGAAAACTATGTGATTGAAGAAGCGGAAAACGGCGATGAGGCCATTAAAATGGGGCTGGCCTCAGATTATGATCTGGTGCTCTTGGATTTAATGATGCCGGGAACAGACGGAATAGAAGTATGCCGGCAGCTCAGAGAAAAAAAAGCGACGCCGATTATCATGCTGACGGCAAAAGGGGAAGAAGCCAACCGCGTTCAGGGGTTTGAAGCGGGTACGGACGATTATATCGTGAAGCCTTTCAGCCCGAGAGAAGTGGTGCTTCGGGTAAAGGCGCTTTTAAGAAGAGCTTCTCAAACATCCTATCTGACAGCAAATACGCCGACAAAAAATGTGCTCGTTTTTTCACATCTTTCCATCGATCACGATGCTCACAGAGTGACTGCGGACGGCACGGAAGTGAGCCTGACGCCGAAGGAATACGAACTGCTGTATTTTCTGGCGAAAACACCGGACAAAGTGTATGACAGAGAAAAGCTTTTAAAAGAAGTATGGCAGTATGAATTTTTCGGAGACCTTAGAACGGTGGATACCCATGTAAAACGGCTCCGTGAAAAATTAAACAAAGTATCTCCGGGAGCGGCGAAAAAAATCGTCACCGTCTGGGGAGTGGGTTACAAATTTGAGGTAGGCGCTGAATGA
- a CDS encoding ATP-binding protein has product MKFWKSVVGKLWFTILSLVLIVLFILTVLLLEFIENYHVEEAEKDLTQLADKIAVIIENHEDQPLARSITWELADNLTSIAIIQDDQHVWYSPNDDNHLSSITLEQIKRDRDLHKALTDRKKVSKRAAPNDAGSDNERLIVGVPYEKDGKKGMVFLSQSLLAVKDTTKHTTRYIFLAAGIAIVLTTFFAFFLSSRVTYPLRKMREGAQDLAKGKFDTKIPILTQDEIGELAIAFNQMGRQLNFHINALNQEKEQLSNILSSMADGVITINIDGTILVTNPPAERFLQAWYYEQNMNIKEGDNLPPEAKELFQNAVSTEKEQMIEMTLQGRSWVLLMSPLYAESHVRGAVAVLRDMTEERRLDKLREDFIANVSHELRTPISMLQGYSEAIVDDIASTEEEKKEIAQIIYDESLRMGRLVNDLLDLARMESGHTGLHYETVNLHEFLEKISRKFSGVAKEKGVSLTEDIAVSQPECVFDEDKMEQVFTNLIDNALRHTESGGSVHIAAQTVKDGLKIDIKDSGSGIPEEDLPFIFERFYKADKARTRGRAGTGLGLAIVKNIVEAHGGSIAVHSSIDKGTAFTFYIPTKVQDGV; this is encoded by the coding sequence ATGAAGTTTTGGAAAAGCGTAGTAGGAAAGCTTTGGTTTACCATTCTTTCACTCGTATTAATTGTTTTATTTATTTTAACGGTGCTGCTTCTCGAATTCATAGAGAATTACCACGTAGAAGAAGCGGAAAAAGATTTAACGCAGCTTGCCGATAAAATAGCGGTCATTATAGAAAATCATGAAGACCAGCCGCTTGCCAGATCCATCACGTGGGAGCTGGCGGACAACTTAACGAGCATCGCGATCATTCAGGATGATCAGCACGTCTGGTATTCGCCGAATGACGATAATCATTTATCATCTATTACATTGGAGCAGATCAAACGCGACCGGGATTTGCACAAGGCGCTGACAGACCGCAAAAAAGTAAGCAAACGCGCGGCGCCCAATGATGCCGGTTCCGATAACGAACGGCTGATCGTCGGCGTGCCGTATGAAAAAGACGGCAAAAAAGGCATGGTCTTTTTATCTCAGTCGCTGCTTGCCGTCAAAGATACGACGAAACATACGACACGGTATATCTTTCTTGCGGCGGGAATTGCCATCGTTTTGACAACGTTTTTCGCGTTCTTTTTATCCAGCAGGGTGACGTACCCGCTTCGGAAAATGCGGGAAGGCGCCCAGGACTTGGCGAAAGGGAAGTTTGATACAAAAATTCCGATTCTGACTCAAGATGAAATCGGGGAACTGGCCATTGCCTTTAATCAGATGGGCCGGCAGCTCAATTTCCATATCAACGCGCTGAATCAGGAAAAAGAACAGCTGTCGAATATTTTAAGCAGTATGGCAGACGGGGTCATCACCATTAATATCGACGGCACCATTTTGGTGACGAACCCGCCGGCCGAACGTTTTCTGCAGGCTTGGTATTACGAGCAGAATATGAACATTAAAGAAGGAGACAACCTTCCTCCTGAAGCAAAAGAGCTTTTTCAAAATGCCGTGAGCACAGAAAAAGAGCAAATGATTGAAATGACGCTTCAAGGAAGGTCATGGGTTTTATTGATGTCGCCTCTTTATGCGGAATCACACGTCCGCGGCGCCGTGGCCGTGCTCCGTGACATGACCGAAGAGCGCAGGCTTGATAAATTGCGTGAAGATTTCATTGCCAATGTCAGTCATGAACTCAGAACTCCGATTTCTATGCTGCAAGGATACAGTGAGGCAATAGTGGACGACATTGCAAGTACCGAAGAGGAGAAAAAAGAAATCGCGCAGATCATTTATGATGAATCCCTTCGCATGGGCCGGCTTGTCAATGACTTGCTGGACTTGGCCAGAATGGAATCCGGACATACGGGTCTGCACTATGAAACGGTGAACCTGCATGAATTTCTGGAGAAGATTTCCCGCAAATTTTCCGGGGTAGCGAAGGAAAAAGGGGTTTCGCTCACAGAAGACATTGCGGTGTCTCAGCCGGAGTGTGTCTTTGACGAAGACAAAATGGAACAGGTGTTTACCAATCTTATAGACAACGCGCTGCGTCATACAGAGTCAGGCGGAAGCGTTCATATCGCGGCTCAGACCGTAAAAGACGGACTGAAAATCGATATTAAAGATTCCGGCTCGGGAATACCTGAAGAGGACCTGCCTTTTATTTTTGAACGTTTTTATAAAGCGGACAAGGCGAGAACAAGGGGCAGGGCGGGAACCGGACTCGGGCTCGCTATCGTAAAAAATATCGTGGAAGCGCACGGCGGCTCAATTGCGGTGCACAGCAGCATCGACAAAGGGACGGCGTTTACATTTTATATTCCGACAAAAGTGCAGGATGGCGTCTGA
- a CDS encoding cytochrome c biogenesis protein ResB, with product MKKVKCECGHVNPAGTVLCESCGKPLDDQKSPLADMRYDGSARRSQTYNKTIVDKVWNFFSSVKVGIWLIVITLAASAFGTVFPQEAYLPPGAQPDTYYEQQYGIIGKIYYLLGFHHLYGSWWYMLLIASIGISLVICSLDRVIPLYRALKNQGVQRNPVFLKRQRLYSRTETGLSAEAADGIRTRLKKKHYRVREQEGSILAEKGRFSRWGPYVNHIGLIIFLIGAMLRFVPGMYVDETLWVREGETAQIPGTDGKYYLKNNRFTMQTYNKNTEKKVFADAIDRAGNGKVAKSFNTDAILYKREGDIVFGEKPKLKRVKENNIRVNEPLRFDSYSVYQVDYKENQLDQMVFQLIDQKTKQSFGRLKINLLDPDTDYDLGNGYKVQIASYLPDFYFNKDGEPSTKTKVPNNPAFVFKVTAPDKPKGEKSFVAIQQTVEGSANNKYKLKFDHVETKNITGLTVRKDLTLWVLAVGGAIFMIGVIQGMYWQHRRIWIKTGENEVLVAGHTNKNWFGLKKDIEYVLNGTGIKEPADQKELVKNQA from the coding sequence ATGAAAAAGGTCAAATGTGAATGCGGGCACGTGAATCCAGCCGGAACAGTTTTGTGCGAGTCGTGCGGGAAGCCTCTTGATGATCAAAAGTCGCCGCTTGCCGATATGCGGTACGACGGCAGCGCAAGACGTTCGCAAACATATAACAAAACAATCGTAGATAAAGTATGGAATTTCTTTTCTTCCGTTAAAGTCGGAATATGGCTGATCGTCATTACTCTGGCGGCTTCAGCATTCGGCACGGTTTTTCCGCAGGAAGCTTATCTGCCGCCGGGCGCCCAGCCGGATACATATTATGAACAGCAGTACGGTATAATCGGCAAAATCTATTATCTGCTGGGATTTCATCACCTGTACGGTTCATGGTGGTATATGCTCCTGATCGCATCCATCGGCATATCACTTGTCATCTGCAGCCTGGATCGGGTGATTCCTCTGTACAGAGCGCTGAAAAATCAAGGAGTTCAGCGGAATCCGGTCTTTTTGAAGAGGCAGCGTCTATACAGCCGGACGGAAACCGGTCTGAGCGCGGAGGCGGCTGATGGCATCAGAACACGTTTGAAAAAAAAGCATTATAGAGTGCGAGAACAAGAGGGAAGCATTCTGGCGGAAAAAGGGCGCTTTTCAAGGTGGGGGCCCTACGTCAATCATATCGGCCTGATCATTTTTCTGATCGGAGCCATGCTGAGGTTTGTCCCGGGGATGTATGTCGATGAAACCCTCTGGGTCCGTGAAGGCGAAACCGCCCAGATTCCCGGCACTGACGGCAAATATTACTTGAAAAACAATCGGTTCACCATGCAGACATATAACAAAAACACTGAGAAAAAAGTATTCGCCGACGCCATTGACAGAGCCGGAAACGGCAAAGTCGCCAAATCCTTCAATACGGATGCAATTTTGTACAAGAGGGAAGGCGACATTGTATTCGGTGAAAAGCCGAAGCTTAAAAGAGTCAAAGAAAACAATATCCGCGTCAATGAACCGCTGCGGTTCGACTCCTATTCCGTGTATCAGGTGGACTATAAAGAAAACCAGCTCGATCAGATGGTGTTTCAGCTGATCGACCAAAAAACAAAACAGTCATTCGGCAGACTGAAGATCAATCTTCTTGATCCAGACACGGACTATGATCTTGGTAACGGTTACAAAGTGCAGATCGCCAGTTATCTTCCTGATTTTTATTTTAACAAGGACGGAGAACCGAGCACGAAAACGAAGGTTCCGAACAATCCGGCTTTTGTCTTTAAAGTTACGGCTCCTGACAAGCCGAAAGGGGAGAAAAGCTTTGTTGCGATTCAGCAGACTGTTGAAGGTTCCGCGAATAACAAGTACAAATTAAAATTCGACCACGTGGAAACGAAAAACATTACAGGACTCACCGTCAGAAAAGATTTAACCTTATGGGTGCTTGCCGTCGGCGGCGCGATTTTTATGATCGGCGTCATTCAAGGAATGTACTGGCAGCACAGAAGAATCTGGATCAAAACCGGTGAAAATGAAGTGCTTGTGGCGGGTCATACGAACAAAAACTGGTTCGGTTTGAAAAAGGATATTGAATATGTTCTTAACGGGACCGGGATTAAAGAGCCGGCCGATCAAAAAGAACTGGTCAAAAATCAGGCCTAA